In Methanosarcina siciliae T4/M, one genomic interval encodes:
- the thsA gene encoding thermosome subunit alpha, translated as MAGQPIFILKEGSKRTRGRDAQSNNIMAAKAVAEAVRTTLGPKGMDKMLVDSMGDVVITNDGATILKEMDIEHPAAKMVVEVSKTQDEQVGDGTTSAAVVAGELLKKAEDLIEQEIHPTIIASGYRLAAEKAVEVLNSLAMDVEMSNRELLVSIAETAMTGKGAEASKKLLSGIAVDAVTSVVDTNGKKTIDKDNISVVKKVGGRIEDSELIPGMIIDKERVHTNMPEKVKDAKIALLNSAIELKDTEVDAEISITSPDQLQSFLDQEEAMLKKIVQKVISSGANVVFCQKGVEDLAQHYLAKAGIFAIRRVKKSDMEKLARATGGKLITNLDEITPEDLGFARFVEEKKVGGDSMTFVTGCDNPKAVTILLRGGTEHVVDSVDSALEDALRVVGVAIEDEKLVAGGGSPEVEVALRLQEYAATLEGREQLAVKAYSEALEVIPRTLAENAGLDPIDMLMELRSQHEKGMKTAGLDVYEGKVVDMWKNFVVEPLRVKTQVINAATESAVMILRIDDIIASTRAAPGPEEMGGMPGGMPPGMGGMPPGMGGMPPGMM; from the coding sequence ATGGCAGGACAGCCAATATTCATTTTGAAAGAAGGAAGTAAGCGAACCAGAGGCAGGGATGCCCAGAGTAATAACATAATGGCTGCAAAAGCAGTAGCCGAAGCAGTCAGAACAACCCTCGGTCCCAAAGGCATGGACAAGATGCTTGTGGACTCCATGGGTGATGTGGTCATCACAAACGACGGGGCAACCATTCTCAAAGAAATGGACATTGAACACCCTGCAGCAAAGATGGTAGTTGAGGTATCCAAGACCCAGGACGAACAGGTCGGAGACGGGACCACCAGTGCAGCCGTGGTCGCAGGCGAACTCTTAAAGAAAGCTGAAGATTTAATCGAGCAGGAAATCCACCCGACAATTATTGCGTCCGGGTACAGGTTGGCAGCCGAAAAGGCAGTAGAAGTCTTAAACTCCCTCGCAATGGACGTTGAAATGTCCAACCGTGAACTGCTTGTCAGCATTGCCGAAACCGCCATGACCGGAAAAGGTGCAGAGGCCTCCAAAAAACTCCTCTCCGGAATTGCCGTTGACGCTGTCACAAGCGTTGTCGACACAAACGGTAAGAAGACAATTGACAAGGACAACATCAGCGTTGTCAAGAAAGTCGGCGGCAGGATCGAGGATTCCGAGCTTATCCCGGGCATGATCATCGACAAGGAAAGAGTTCACACAAACATGCCTGAAAAGGTAAAGGACGCAAAGATTGCCCTCCTGAACAGTGCAATTGAACTTAAAGACACCGAAGTGGATGCGGAAATCTCAATCACCTCTCCTGACCAGCTCCAGTCTTTCCTTGACCAGGAAGAAGCCATGCTCAAGAAGATCGTCCAGAAGGTAATCAGCAGCGGCGCAAACGTTGTCTTCTGCCAGAAGGGCGTTGAAGACCTTGCCCAGCATTACCTTGCAAAAGCAGGCATCTTCGCTATTCGCAGAGTCAAGAAGAGCGACATGGAAAAACTCGCAAGGGCAACAGGCGGCAAGCTCATCACTAATCTCGACGAGATCACACCCGAAGACCTCGGTTTTGCCAGGTTCGTTGAAGAGAAGAAGGTTGGAGGAGACAGCATGACCTTTGTCACAGGTTGTGACAATCCGAAAGCTGTTACCATTTTGCTGCGCGGCGGCACAGAACACGTGGTTGACAGTGTTGACAGCGCTCTTGAAGACGCCCTCCGCGTGGTAGGAGTTGCAATCGAAGATGAAAAACTCGTTGCAGGCGGTGGCTCCCCGGAAGTTGAGGTTGCCCTCAGGCTCCAGGAATACGCAGCAACCCTCGAAGGCAGGGAACAGCTTGCAGTTAAAGCCTACTCCGAAGCCCTCGAAGTTATCCCCCGGACTCTTGCAGAAAACGCAGGTCTCGACCCGATCGACATGCTCATGGAGCTGCGCTCCCAGCACGAGAAGGGCATGAAGACCGCAGGCCTTGACGTTTATGAAGGCAAGGTCGTTGACATGTGGAAGAACTTCGTAGTCGAACCCCTCAGAGTCAAGACCCAGGTCATCAACGCAGCCACCGAGTCCGCAGTAATGATCCTCAGGATCGACGACATCATCGCTTCTACCCGTGCAGCCCCGGGCCCTGAAGAAATGGGAGGAATGCCGGGCGGAATGCCACCAGGAATGGGCGGAATGCCACCAGGAATGGGCGGGATGCCACCAGGGATGATGTAA
- a CDS encoding Hsp70 family protein, with the protein MQNGKLSPSEIDEIIFVGGSTRIPAVVKAVAGFMEKKALQNINPDEVVAKRAAVQTGILGNKFLKISANSENPGNLKVTWESPVSEVTEVPSDSNWSSKLQI; encoded by the coding sequence CTGCAGAATGGAAAGCTTTCTCCCTCCGAAATTGACGAAATAATCTTTGTAGGAGGCTCTACAAGAATTCCTGCTGTAGTGAAAGCCGTAGCGGGTTTTATGGAAAAAAAAGCTCTTCAGAACATTAACCCTGATGAAGTGGTAGCGAAGAGAGCTGCGGTTCAAACAGGAATTCTCGGAAATAAGTTTCTTAAGATTTCTGCCAATTCTGAGAATCCTGGTAATCTGAAAGTTACCTGGGAGTCTCCGGTCTCGGAAGTTACAGAGGTGCCTTCAGATTCTAACTGGAGTTCTAAACTACAAATTTAA